The Luteitalea sp. sequence ACGAGTATCGACGAGTTCCGAGGCGCTGATATGTCGGAGATTCGCGCGAAGTATTTCGGCGACGTGCGGCCGGCGAGCACTCTGGTACAGGTCGTGCGTCTGGCGGAGCCGGAGATCAAGATCGAGATCGAGGCCGTCGCCGCACTGCCATAGCGCGCCTCCTACGATCACGCGTCGATTGACCGGTCCTCGTCCCCAAGCCGATGTGTCTACTCGGCTCCATTCGCTCATGGAGCACACGAACGATCTCGATCAGCCCTGGCTGGACGGTTCGATAGTAAAGAAAGATGCACGGGCCGTCTCACTCTCGAGCGAGCATCAGGACCACGCGCACAACGCACATGGAAACTGCGAAGCCCGGGAAGAAGCTCCCTGCGGGTGCGAGTGAGAACACCTTCTGGATTAGCTGCGATTTCTCGGATCGCCGCCTCGAGGACAGCGGCATAACGACGTCGGCCCTCTCTTTCCCATCTCTCGGCGCTCGTCGCTTAGAACGTTGATCAGATCGGTTTGTGCGGGGCTCGAGAGGCGAAAACATGCCACCAGGTTAGCGCGTGCTCTTACGGCGCGCTGCTGATAGACCTTCCAGGTAGGTTCCGAGGTCTGCCTCCTCGACCTCGGTGAACTCACCCTGTTCGAGCGCCTCGACGCCCGCTTGGATCTGCATCCGCAATGCCTTCAGTTTGAGTATGTCTTCTTGCCTGCGCTGCTGGAATACACGCAAGGCGTCTCGGACGGTTTCACTCGCGTTCTGGCATTCGCCGGTCTTGACAACCTTCTCGACAAAGGCATTCTGTTCAGAAGTCACACTAATGTTTCGAGTCGGCATATGCGCTCTTTCCAGTCACCGCCACGACGACGAATGGCAGAGTTTCCCAAAGGGCGCTCGGGTGCATCAGCGTCGCGCGGCGCTGCCGCTCACCTGCTCCCACAGGCGGAAGAAATTGCCGCCCATGATCTTCCCTACCTCGTCGTCCGAATACCCGGCGTCGAGTAGACGGTCGACGATCGCGCGGAAGTTGGCTTCCTCGCCAAAGGCCTGGAGGTACTGCATGCCTCTGAGGTCGCTACCGATCGCGATGTGGTCGACGCCAACCAGCCGCTTGACGTAATCGATGTGACGGATCATCCCATCTATGTCCTTCAAGGCGGCAGCCGGCCAGATGCCGACCAGGCCGCCGTCGGCGGCGATCGAGCGAATCTCCGCGTCGGTCAGGTAGCGGTCGCCTTCGTACAGCGCCTTCGCACCGGTGTGACTGAAGACGATTGGCGTAGCCGAGATCTCGAGCGCGTCCATAATGGTCCGCGTGTTGGCATGTGCCAGATCGACGATGATGCCGAGGCGATTGGCCTCGCGGACCACCGCCTTGCCGAAGGCGGTGAGGCCGCCCTCCTCGTAAGGGGGCGTCTGGTTGGATCCCAGGTCATTGTCTCGAAAGTGCACGAGCTACAAGAGCCATAGGCCGCGCCGGTGCAACGCGCGCAGATTGTCGAGGCTCCCCTCCAATCCGTCGGCGCCTTCCAGCGCCGGCAGGAGCGCGACCTGTCCGCGTTTCCTAGCGTCGATGACGGCTTCTGGGCTCGACGCGAGCACGGCGTCTCCCCGCTCGATTGTCTTCAGCACTCGCTCCAGCCGATCCAGCGTAAAGGCGAAGGCCTCACCTGGCTTCAGCGAAAGGGCGTCGTTGCCTCACAACCGCGGGACGTCT is a genomic window containing:
- a CDS encoding type II toxin-antitoxin system ParD family antitoxin, giving the protein MPTRNISVTSEQNAFVEKVVKTGECQNASETVRDALRVFQQRRQEDILKLKALRMQIQAGVEALEQGEFTEVEEADLGTYLEGLSAARRKSTR
- a CDS encoding peptidase M19, which gives rise to MHFRDNDLGSNQTPPYEEGGLTAFGKAVVREANRLGIIVDLAHANTRTIMDALEISATPIVFSHTGAKALYEGDRYLTDAEIRSIAADGGLVGIWPAAALKDIDGMIRHIDYVKRLVGVDHIAIGSDLRGMQYLQAFGEEANFRAIVDRLLDAGYSDDEVGKIMGGNFFRLWEQVSGSAARR